In one Arenibacter antarcticus genomic region, the following are encoded:
- a CDS encoding DUF2200 domain-containing protein: MKTTPEHNERIASMTFSSVFPHYVTKVEKKGRTKEELYEVIQWLTGYDAQAVQELIAEKVTFETFFQNAKLNPNAHLITGVICGYRIAEIDNTLTQQVRYLDKLVDELAKGRKMNKILREA; encoded by the coding sequence ATGAAAACAACCCCCGAACATAACGAACGGATAGCAAGTATGACCTTCTCTTCCGTATTTCCACACTATGTAACCAAAGTGGAGAAAAAAGGCAGGACGAAAGAGGAATTGTATGAAGTAATCCAGTGGCTTACCGGATATGATGCACAAGCAGTACAGGAGCTTATTGCGGAGAAAGTTACTTTTGAAACCTTCTTTCAGAACGCAAAATTAAATCCCAACGCCCACCTTATTACGGGAGTGATTTGTGGCTATAGGATAGCGGAAATAGACAATACCTTAACGCAGCAGGTACGGTATTTAGATAAGTTGGTGGATGAATTGGCCAAGGGTAGAAAGATGAACAAGATTCTACGAGAGGCCTAA
- a CDS encoding mobile mystery protein B → MGLEFQYAQGQTPLDEEEKEGLKIKSITTQRELDEFEQLNIEKAVEWTIHANLKLEKILTEKFIKNLHKRMFGDIWKWAGEFRKSDKNIGVKWTQIDIALRTLLDDTKYWIENNTFSPEEISIRFKHRIVAIHCFPNGNGRHSRMMADIFMESIFGKELFSWHQSKMLKADDIRKEYIAALRKADNGDLNPLIQFAMN, encoded by the coding sequence ATGGGATTAGAATTTCAATATGCGCAAGGACAAACACCACTAGATGAAGAAGAAAAGGAAGGTCTAAAGATAAAGTCCATAACTACGCAACGAGAACTCGATGAATTTGAGCAATTAAATATTGAAAAGGCGGTTGAATGGACAATACACGCCAATTTAAAACTTGAAAAAATATTGACCGAAAAATTTATCAAAAACCTACACAAAAGAATGTTTGGTGATATTTGGAAATGGGCTGGGGAATTTAGAAAGTCTGACAAGAATATCGGCGTAAAATGGACCCAAATTGACATAGCATTAAGGACGCTATTGGATGACACAAAATATTGGATTGAAAACAATACTTTTTCACCAGAAGAAATATCCATTAGATTCAAGCACCGAATTGTAGCAATCCATTGTTTTCCAAATGGGAATGGTAGGCATTCAAGAATGATGGCTGATATCTTTATGGAATCTATTTTTGGAAAAGAACTGTTTTCTTGGCATCAATCGAAGATGCTTAAAGCGGACGATATACGAAAAGAATATATTGCTGCCTTGCGGAAAGCGGACAATGGAGACCTAAACCCACTCATCCAATTTGCTATGAACTAA
- a CDS encoding DUF3427 domain-containing protein, translating into MIEGIYEQLVTKIVSSKLEDLKTSQYYIKDSAIDKEEAAQVLSKHLNSTIGYALSLIKGEHAIEKQIEIANKIIRVLKEEIDNDLIEDDLVKAEGRILKAVFEKTDAHFSDLELHLKEITPYTRLTHSELFTGGNVGLSLESELKKEILSSNRVDLLVSFIKWKGIIILERELRDFTERGGQLRVITTTYMGATDYKAIQLLSNLPNTEVKISYNTGNERLHAKAYFFYRNSGFHTGYIGSSNFSRTALTDGLEWNLKITTKEVGHIIDKFQKTFEAYWQNDEFELFDDNTHSEKLIRSLGSGKMAQHGVNNFAFFDLKPYPYQKEILETLEVERTVHNRHKNLLVAATGTGKTVISAFDYKKFKEENKSAKLLFVAHRKEILEQAASTFRGVLKDNNFGELWVDGMQPDKFDFVFASVQTLKNKIEELSLSSTFYDFIIIDEVHHISASSYRLILNHFLPTVLLGLTATPERMDNENILEDFCGRIAAEIRLPEALNRKLLCPFQYFGISDSIDLSKVRWENGRYVPSELTKLYLANDRRVGEVINNVEKYLRDINDVRALGFCVTIEHAKYMAEKFTLANLKAHYLTSENSREREDIRRKLGSKEINYLFVVDIFNEGVDIPEIDTVLFLRPTESLTVFLQQLGRGLRLSEGKECLTVLDFVANARPEYNFENKFRALIGKTATPVQKEIEDNFPHLPLGCSIVLEKKAKQSILENIIAATTVNRRQLIQRIQNFEHQTTLPLTLANFISFNNLSLQTIYKRGSWNRLLHLAGKHEDFDSHNEKNIVSTILKKWLSTNSTNYFQFLLKLANENFKPDFSLFNEEEKVMLLMLHYDVWKGSEGYGSLRDSIEAIGENKVLVNEIIDVLEILLDKITFKEIDIQLPYKQPLKLHSRYTREQILAAFRLSTFNKKSTNREGVAENKTLNTEILFIDLIKSEEDFSPTTMYNDYAISETLFHWQSQNQTRVDQGKGLTYINHQQLKKKILLFVREKAKDEFGNTMGYVFVGEGSIQDYYGSKPISINWHLSEPLPQYLWKASAKMAVG; encoded by the coding sequence ATGATTGAAGGTATTTATGAGCAATTAGTAACCAAGATAGTCTCCTCTAAACTTGAAGATCTTAAAACAAGTCAATATTATATAAAAGATTCAGCAATAGACAAAGAGGAAGCGGCACAAGTTTTATCTAAGCACCTTAATAGTACAATTGGTTATGCGCTATCATTAATTAAGGGTGAACATGCAATTGAAAAACAAATTGAGATTGCTAATAAAATTATTCGAGTTTTAAAAGAGGAAATAGACAATGACCTTATTGAAGATGATCTTGTAAAAGCAGAAGGGCGAATTCTAAAAGCTGTTTTCGAAAAAACTGATGCGCATTTTTCTGATTTAGAATTGCACTTAAAAGAAATAACTCCATATACAAGACTAACACACAGTGAATTATTTACAGGTGGTAACGTCGGATTATCTTTAGAAAGCGAATTAAAAAAGGAAATTTTGTCTTCAAACCGAGTAGATTTACTCGTATCTTTTATTAAATGGAAAGGAATAATAATTCTTGAAAGGGAACTTAGAGATTTTACAGAAAGAGGTGGGCAGTTAAGAGTAATCACTACCACATATATGGGTGCAACAGATTATAAAGCAATCCAATTACTATCCAACCTACCAAATACTGAAGTTAAAATTTCATATAATACTGGTAACGAAAGATTACACGCAAAAGCATATTTCTTTTATCGAAATTCAGGATTTCACACAGGCTATATTGGTTCTTCTAATTTTTCACGAACTGCATTAACAGACGGTTTGGAGTGGAATCTTAAAATAACAACCAAAGAAGTTGGGCATATCATTGATAAATTTCAAAAAACATTTGAAGCTTACTGGCAAAATGATGAATTCGAATTATTTGATGACAATACTCATTCTGAAAAATTGATTAGGTCCTTAGGGTCTGGAAAAATGGCTCAACATGGTGTCAACAATTTTGCCTTTTTCGATTTAAAGCCTTACCCCTACCAAAAGGAGATTTTGGAAACACTAGAAGTTGAACGCACTGTTCACAATCGACATAAAAATCTTTTGGTTGCAGCAACTGGAACTGGAAAGACTGTTATTTCAGCATTTGATTATAAAAAGTTTAAAGAAGAAAACAAATCAGCAAAACTTCTATTCGTAGCCCACAGAAAAGAAATTTTAGAACAGGCTGCATCGACCTTTCGAGGAGTTCTAAAAGACAATAATTTTGGTGAGTTATGGGTAGATGGTATGCAACCAGATAAATTCGATTTTGTATTTGCATCAGTTCAAACGTTAAAAAATAAAATCGAGGAACTTTCTTTAAGTTCTACATTTTATGACTTTATCATTATTGATGAAGTTCATCACATTTCTGCTTCAAGCTATCGTCTCATTCTTAATCATTTTTTGCCAACAGTTCTTTTAGGGTTAACTGCTACACCTGAGAGAATGGATAATGAAAATATTTTAGAAGATTTTTGTGGTAGGATTGCCGCAGAAATACGCTTACCTGAAGCCTTAAACAGAAAACTTCTATGTCCATTTCAATACTTTGGAATTTCAGATAGTATAGACTTGTCTAAAGTTAGATGGGAAAATGGAAGATATGTACCAAGCGAATTAACAAAGTTGTATTTAGCTAATGACAGGCGTGTGGGGGAAGTGATCAACAACGTAGAAAAATATTTGAGAGATATTAATGATGTAAGAGCTCTCGGGTTCTGTGTGACTATTGAGCATGCAAAATATATGGCTGAAAAATTCACCTTAGCTAATTTAAAAGCTCATTATCTAACCAGTGAAAACTCAAGAGAAAGAGAAGATATAAGGAGGAAGTTAGGAAGTAAAGAAATCAATTATTTATTCGTTGTGGATATTTTTAATGAAGGAGTTGATATTCCTGAAATCGACACAGTGCTTTTCTTAAGACCCACGGAAAGTTTAACGGTTTTTCTTCAGCAACTGGGTAGGGGACTTAGATTATCTGAGGGAAAAGAATGTTTAACTGTATTAGATTTTGTCGCTAATGCAAGACCTGAATATAACTTTGAAAATAAATTTAGGGCCTTGATAGGTAAAACTGCAACACCCGTTCAAAAAGAAATTGAGGACAACTTCCCTCACTTACCATTGGGATGCTCAATTGTTCTCGAAAAAAAGGCGAAGCAAAGTATTCTAGAGAATATTATTGCTGCAACTACTGTAAATAGAAGACAGCTTATACAAAGGATTCAGAATTTTGAACATCAGACAACCTTACCTCTTACGCTAGCTAATTTTATATCCTTTAATAATCTTAGCCTACAGACAATTTATAAAAGGGGAAGTTGGAATAGGCTTCTTCATCTGGCTGGAAAACACGAAGATTTTGATAGCCACAACGAAAAGAACATTGTTTCTACTATTCTAAAAAAATGGCTATCAACTAATTCCACTAATTATTTTCAATTCTTATTAAAGCTGGCAAATGAAAACTTTAAGCCGGATTTCAGTTTATTTAATGAGGAGGAAAAAGTTATGCTACTGATGTTGCATTACGATGTTTGGAAAGGTTCTGAAGGTTATGGATCATTAAGAGATAGTATTGAAGCAATTGGAGAAAATAAAGTTTTAGTAAATGAAATCATTGATGTTTTGGAGATTCTTCTTGATAAAATTACTTTCAAAGAAATAGATATTCAATTACCATACAAGCAACCTTTAAAATTACATTCAAGATATACTAGAGAACAAATTTTAGCAGCTTTCAGGCTTAGTACATTTAATAAAAAATCAACTAATAGAGAAGGTGTAGCTGAGAACAAAACACTTAATACTGAAATCCTGTTTATAGACCTCATTAAATCTGAAGAAGATTTCTCACCTACCACAATGTATAATGATTACGCAATTAGTGAGACGCTATTTCATTGGCAAAGTCAAAATCAAACAAGAGTTGACCAAGGAAAAGGATTAACTTATATTAATCATCAGCAGCTTAAAAAGAAAATTCTACTCTTCGTACGCGAAAAAGCAAAAGACGAGTTTGGAAATACCATGGGTTATGTGTTTGTAGGAGAGGGTAGCATTCAAGATTATTATGGCTCTAAACCAATAAGTATAAATTGGCATTTAAGTGAACCTCTGCCTCAATATCTATGGAAAGCATCTGCTAAAATGGCTGTCGGGTAG
- the secDF gene encoding protein translocase subunit SecDF: MQNKGLIKLFAFLFGLVSIYQLSYTFITNKVEKDATVFATNQVSESDEDYLEKREELEAQYLDSIGDNSILGYTSYNDSKKKELNKGLDLKGGINVTLQISVKDILKGLANNSKNPVFNKALADADAASKSSDATYVDLFFESFDKIKGDTKLASPDIFANKTLSDVINFQMTDEQVKPIIRTKIDESIVSAFEVLRERIDGFGVTQPNIQREGKSGRILVELPGARDIARSQDLLSSTAQLEFWETYKQNNPSLGSFLQAANERLKTLVKVEKPEVNVKPESELDSLLSDVSQGEDDFSPAANPLFSLLMPANPNGNALVSAAIKDTATIGEYLRMKEIRRLIPSDVQFVKFLWERPSEGSEVVELFALKSNRENLPRISGDVVSDASDVFDQFNKPAVSMTMNTRGAKEWEKLTGDAFNNQTGIAIVLDNKVYTAPGVSSGPISGGRSEITGNFTINETKDIANVLRAGKLPASAEIIQSEIVGPSLGQEAISSGFFSFMIAMAIVLLWMVFYYGKAGIFADIALLLNILLIFGVLVSLNAVLTLPGIAGIVLTIGMSVDANVLIFERIKEELAKGKGRSQAIADGFANALSSILDANITTGLTALILFIFGSGPIKGFATTLLIGIVTSLFTAIFITRLLVDWYSSGKGRDLDFSTTITKNLFKNINIDFLAKRKISYAVSAILIGVALFSLFTKGLQEGVDFVGGRSYTVRFEKAVNPSEIASELNVVFGSGTNVKTFGDANQIKITTPYKVEVEGIEVDNEIQDKLYTSLQKYMPDGTSFDNFIIGSSVGEKPIGILQSVKVGPTIADDIKNNAFLAIIGSLAVVFLYILLRFRKWQFSLGAVTAVIHDILVVLGVFSIFGKLMPFNMEIDQAFIAAILTVIGYSLNDTVVVFDRIREIVAEKGWKAGENTNLALNSTLSRTLNTSLTTLVVLLAIFIFGGESLRGFMFAMIIGIIVGTYSSLFIATPVMYDTLTKKVKEGNEDIVA, translated from the coding sequence ATGCAGAATAAAGGACTTATAAAGCTTTTCGCTTTTTTGTTTGGGCTAGTTAGTATTTATCAGCTATCCTACACTTTTATTACCAATAAAGTAGAAAAGGATGCGACTGTCTTTGCTACCAACCAAGTTTCGGAGTCCGACGAGGATTATCTGGAAAAAAGGGAAGAGCTAGAAGCGCAATATTTAGATTCTATAGGGGATAATTCCATTTTGGGATATACAAGCTATAACGATTCCAAGAAAAAAGAACTTAATAAAGGTCTGGATTTAAAGGGAGGTATTAACGTTACCCTTCAGATTTCTGTTAAGGATATTTTGAAAGGACTTGCTAACAATTCCAAAAATCCGGTTTTCAACAAGGCCTTGGCCGATGCAGATGCCGCTTCAAAAAGTAGCGATGCTACCTATGTGGACCTGTTCTTTGAGTCTTTTGATAAAATAAAAGGAGATACTAAATTGGCTTCTCCAGATATTTTTGCCAATAAGACCTTAAGTGATGTCATTAATTTTCAGATGACAGATGAGCAGGTAAAACCAATCATCAGAACAAAAATTGATGAATCTATCGTTTCTGCTTTTGAAGTATTACGGGAACGTATCGATGGTTTTGGAGTTACTCAGCCAAATATCCAAAGGGAAGGAAAGTCGGGTCGTATCTTGGTAGAATTACCAGGAGCCAGAGACATCGCAAGATCTCAGGATCTGCTATCTAGTACTGCCCAATTGGAATTTTGGGAAACTTATAAGCAAAATAATCCTAGCCTTGGAAGCTTTTTACAAGCTGCCAATGAGCGTTTAAAAACATTGGTTAAGGTTGAAAAGCCTGAAGTAAATGTAAAACCAGAATCTGAATTAGATTCTTTATTGTCCGACGTTTCACAGGGCGAAGATGATTTCTCACCAGCAGCAAATCCACTTTTCAGTTTATTAATGCCGGCTAATCCTAACGGAAATGCCCTAGTTAGTGCTGCTATTAAGGATACTGCTACAATAGGCGAGTACTTAAGGATGAAAGAAATCCGCAGGTTGATTCCTTCGGATGTACAATTTGTGAAATTCCTATGGGAGCGCCCAAGTGAAGGTTCCGAAGTGGTAGAATTGTTCGCATTAAAATCCAATAGGGAAAACTTGCCGAGGATCAGTGGAGACGTTGTTTCCGATGCCTCTGATGTCTTTGACCAATTTAATAAGCCCGCGGTTTCCATGACCATGAATACTAGGGGAGCCAAGGAATGGGAGAAATTAACAGGGGATGCCTTTAATAACCAAACAGGAATCGCTATTGTATTGGATAATAAGGTGTATACCGCTCCAGGTGTTTCTTCAGGTCCAATTTCTGGTGGTCGTTCAGAAATCACAGGAAATTTCACCATCAACGAAACTAAGGATATCGCCAACGTATTAAGAGCTGGTAAATTACCTGCCTCTGCAGAGATAATCCAATCAGAAATTGTAGGTCCATCTTTAGGACAAGAAGCGATTAGTAGTGGTTTCTTCTCCTTTATGATTGCCATGGCAATTGTATTGTTATGGATGGTTTTCTACTATGGTAAGGCCGGTATTTTTGCCGATATAGCCTTATTGTTAAACATCTTATTAATTTTTGGGGTACTGGTTAGTTTAAATGCCGTGCTCACACTCCCTGGAATTGCAGGTATCGTGTTGACCATTGGTATGTCCGTGGATGCCAACGTACTTATATTTGAAAGGATCAAAGAAGAACTTGCTAAAGGCAAAGGCCGTAGCCAAGCTATTGCAGATGGATTTGCAAATGCACTTTCCTCTATTTTAGATGCCAACATTACCACAGGTCTTACCGCACTTATCTTATTCATATTTGGTTCTGGTCCTATCAAAGGATTTGCCACAACCTTACTTATTGGTATCGTAACCTCTTTATTTACGGCCATCTTTATTACTAGGTTGTTAGTAGATTGGTATTCTTCAGGAAAAGGAAGGGATTTGGATTTCTCTACAACGATTACCAAAAACCTATTTAAGAATATCAACATAGATTTCTTGGCTAAAAGAAAGATTTCTTATGCGGTGTCCGCCATTTTAATCGGAGTTGCCTTGTTCTCATTGTTTACGAAAGGATTACAGGAAGGTGTCGATTTTGTTGGAGGTAGATCATATACTGTTCGATTTGAAAAGGCAGTGAATCCTTCAGAAATCGCTTCCGAATTGAACGTCGTATTTGGTAGTGGTACCAATGTGAAGACTTTTGGGGATGCCAATCAGATAAAGATTACTACGCCTTATAAAGTAGAGGTGGAAGGAATTGAAGTGGATAACGAAATTCAGGATAAATTGTATACTTCGCTACAGAAATACATGCCAGATGGTACAAGCTTTGATAATTTTATTATCGGTAGTAGTGTCGGAGAGAAGCCAATTGGTATCCTGCAATCTGTAAAGGTAGGTCCTACCATTGCTGATGATATTAAAAATAACGCCTTCTTGGCAATCATTGGATCCTTGGCAGTAGTATTCCTTTACATCTTGTTAAGGTTCCGTAAATGGCAGTTCTCATTAGGAGCGGTTACCGCGGTTATACATGATATATTGGTTGTACTTGGGGTGTTCTCTATCTTTGGAAAACTAATGCCTTTCAACATGGAAATAGACCAGGCATTCATTGCAGCGATACTTACCGTTATTGGTTACTCCCTGAATGATACCGTGGTAGTGTTCGACCGTATTAGGGAGATTGTCGCGGAAAAAGGATGGAAAGCTGGTGAGAATACCAACTTGGCCTTGAATAGTACGCTAAGTAGAACCTTAAATACTTCCTTAACCACTTTGGTGGTATTATTAGCCATTTTCATCTTCGGAGGGGAATCGTTAAGAGGATTTATGTTCGCTATGATCATTGGTATCATAGTAGGTACTTATTCTTCCTTGTTCATCGCAACACCAGTTATGTACGATACCTTGACGAAGAAAGTCAAAGAAGGTAATGAAGACATAGTTGCTTAA
- a CDS encoding HPP family protein produces the protein MSRRVRRKRIGQKLKRNIRITRYVIYKETLVDFSEQFWSFVGAFFGIGLIALLQASVLNTTDHIFLIGSFGASSVIVFGAIQSPMAQPRNLIGGHIISAIIGVTIFKIFPDILWITAPLAVATSIIVMQVTKTLHPPGGASALIAVTGTAELKALGYFYVLSPVLSGAMILMIVTFIFNNMTKQRSYPTNSKLTRIFRTRGNA, from the coding sequence TTGAGTAGAAGAGTTAGGCGAAAAAGGATAGGGCAGAAGCTGAAAAGAAACATAAGGATCACTAGGTATGTTATCTACAAAGAAACTTTGGTGGATTTTAGTGAGCAGTTTTGGTCCTTTGTGGGAGCGTTTTTTGGAATTGGACTTATTGCTTTGCTTCAAGCTTCCGTTCTAAATACAACGGACCATATTTTCCTTATCGGTTCTTTTGGGGCATCTAGTGTAATTGTTTTTGGAGCTATCCAAAGTCCCATGGCGCAACCGAGGAATCTTATTGGTGGCCATATCATATCGGCCATTATTGGGGTAACCATTTTTAAAATATTTCCCGATATCCTTTGGATTACGGCTCCGCTTGCTGTGGCAACCTCCATCATTGTGATGCAGGTGACCAAAACTTTGCATCCCCCCGGGGGAGCCTCCGCACTTATTGCTGTTACCGGAACAGCAGAATTAAAGGCATTGGGCTATTTTTATGTCCTTTCACCGGTTCTTTCAGGTGCGATGATACTGATGATTGTTACATTTATTTTCAACAATATGACCAAACAACGATCCTATCCCACCAATAGTAAGTTGACCCGGATTTTTAGGACTAGGGGTAACGCTTGA
- a CDS encoding (deoxy)nucleoside triphosphate pyrophosphohydrolase has protein sequence MIEVVCAVILKDDKILIAQRSEEMKLPLKWEFPGGKLNKGEDEERAIVREIKEELNIEISPLKRISSNIHDYGSIKIKLTAYLCDYIAGEIKLLEHKDFKFVGYENLKDYDLADADIPFIENLKTLV, from the coding sequence ATGATTGAAGTAGTTTGCGCTGTAATATTAAAAGATGATAAAATTCTAATCGCCCAACGAAGTGAAGAGATGAAATTGCCTTTAAAATGGGAGTTTCCTGGAGGTAAATTAAATAAAGGAGAAGACGAAGAACGGGCTATTGTAAGAGAGATTAAAGAAGAATTAAATATTGAAATATCTCCTCTAAAAAGAATATCATCTAATATCCACGATTATGGTTCAATAAAAATAAAATTAACTGCTTATTTATGCGATTATATTGCAGGTGAAATTAAACTTTTAGAACATAAAGACTTCAAGTTTGTAGGCTATGAAAATTTAAAGGATTATGATTTAGCTGATGCTGATATTCCCTTTATTGAGAATTTAAAAACACTTGTGTAA
- a CDS encoding malate dehydrogenase: MKVTIVGAGAVGASCAEYIAIKNFASEVVVLDIKEGFAEGKAMDLMQTASLMGFDTKITGITNDYSKTAGSHVAVITSGIPRKPGMTREELIGINAGIVKTVAANLIEHSPNVILIVVSNPMDTMTYLVHKSTDLPKNRIIGMGGALDSARFKYRLAEAMEAPISDIDGMVIGGHSDTGMVPLTAHATRNSIKVSEFLSEERLNQVAEDTKVGGATLTKLLGTSAWYAPGAAVSSMVQAIACDQKKMFPCSAYLEGEYNLEDICIGVPVLLGKNGLEKIVNIELTAAEKAKMQESAEGVRKTNDLLEL, encoded by the coding sequence ATGAAAGTTACCATAGTTGGGGCAGGTGCTGTTGGCGCAAGTTGTGCAGAGTACATCGCAATAAAGAATTTTGCATCGGAAGTGGTTGTATTGGATATTAAAGAGGGTTTTGCCGAAGGGAAGGCCATGGATCTTATGCAAACGGCTTCTTTAATGGGTTTTGATACCAAAATTACTGGAATTACCAACGATTATAGTAAAACGGCTGGGAGCCATGTTGCTGTAATTACTTCAGGAATTCCCCGTAAACCTGGCATGACTCGTGAGGAATTAATCGGGATTAATGCAGGGATCGTTAAAACCGTAGCTGCTAACCTTATTGAGCATTCGCCAAACGTTATCCTTATAGTAGTGAGTAATCCAATGGATACCATGACCTACTTGGTTCATAAGTCTACCGATTTGCCTAAAAACAGAATTATAGGTATGGGCGGAGCTTTGGACAGTGCCCGTTTTAAATATAGATTGGCAGAGGCCATGGAAGCACCCATTTCCGATATAGACGGAATGGTAATAGGTGGACATAGCGATACCGGAATGGTGCCGTTAACCGCACACGCAACCAGAAACAGTATTAAGGTATCCGAATTTTTATCCGAGGAACGCTTAAACCAAGTGGCCGAAGATACTAAGGTAGGTGGTGCTACATTAACCAAGTTGCTGGGTACTAGTGCATGGTATGCGCCAGGTGCTGCAGTCTCTTCCATGGTTCAGGCAATTGCATGTGACCAGAAAAAAATGTTTCCTTGTTCTGCCTATTTGGAAGGGGAATATAATTTGGAAGATATTTGTATAGGGGTGCCAGTACTTTTAGGCAAGAATGGCTTGGAAAAAATTGTAAACATAGAACTAACTGCAGCTGAAAAAGCTAAAATGCAAGAAAGTGCAGAAGGAGTAAGGAAAACAAACGACCTCCTAGAACTATAA
- a CDS encoding tRNA (cytidine(34)-2'-O)-methyltransferase — protein sequence MGFNIVLIEPEIPMNTGNIGRLSLGSGSKLHLVKPFGFELNDTRLKRAGLDYWKHISLFIYESIDDFYEKNKGKDFVYFSSHGTQDYCAIDYKDELFLIFGKESNGLPENIVTENADLVYNIPIYSPHIRSLNLANAVSIVVYEGIRNLKSQ from the coding sequence ATGGGATTTAATATTGTATTGATAGAGCCGGAAATACCTATGAACACAGGGAATATTGGTCGACTAAGTTTGGGTTCTGGATCTAAATTGCATCTCGTAAAACCGTTTGGATTCGAGTTAAATGATACCCGATTAAAGCGGGCCGGATTGGATTACTGGAAACATATTTCTCTCTTCATTTATGAGAGTATTGATGACTTTTACGAAAAAAATAAAGGAAAAGATTTTGTGTATTTCTCCAGTCATGGTACTCAAGATTACTGTGCAATTGACTACAAGGACGAGCTATTTCTGATTTTTGGGAAAGAATCCAATGGATTGCCCGAAAATATAGTAACAGAAAATGCTGATTTGGTCTACAATATCCCTATTTACAGTCCTCATATTCGAAGTCTAAACTTGGCCAATGCGGTGAGTATAGTAGTATATGAAGGTATCCGAAATTTAAAATCCCAATAA
- a CDS encoding ATP-binding cassette domain-containing protein, which yields MIPNSHWAIFTDNNSKKGPLIERLMEGKFPEELAFLTNKEGALFSKITLEEFIDEEEKHDRKIITLDTDQRLSTMSSGEQKKALLQYLLHIKPGFLILDNPFDNLDQESQISLRKSLEEVASHTPIIQLLSRKTDLLPFCDISLFLERSQLKPYNTHQEATKTQGQHLVHFKGQIPVPYRSNEQQEPILIQCKNISVSYGDKKILNNINWTIKLGEFWQLKGRNGSGKSTLLSMITGDNHKGYGQELYLFGKRKGSGESVWDIKKNIGYYTPAMTDNFSGLHTSLNMIISGMNDSIGLYLRATENQIALAKEWLLILNLWHLRDVNFAELTRGQQRLIMTARAMVKHPPLLILDEPTAGLDDESATLFIALVNKIAEESKTAIVFVSHRTEPGLKPTYTYELSATPNGSVGHII from the coding sequence ATGATTCCTAATAGCCATTGGGCCATCTTCACCGACAACAATTCCAAAAAGGGGCCGCTTATTGAACGTTTAATGGAAGGGAAGTTTCCTGAGGAGCTGGCCTTTCTCACCAATAAGGAAGGAGCCTTATTTTCTAAAATTACATTGGAGGAATTTATAGACGAGGAAGAAAAACACGATCGGAAAATAATTACATTGGACACCGATCAACGGTTGAGCACCATGTCTAGCGGCGAACAAAAGAAGGCGTTATTGCAGTACCTGCTCCATATAAAACCCGGCTTTTTAATTCTAGACAATCCGTTCGACAATCTAGATCAGGAATCTCAAATTAGCCTACGCAAGAGTTTGGAAGAAGTTGCCAGCCACACCCCGATCATACAGCTACTAAGCAGGAAGACAGATCTCCTTCCGTTTTGCGACATTAGTTTATTTCTAGAACGATCTCAACTAAAACCATACAACACCCACCAAGAAGCCACAAAGACGCAAGGACAGCATCTAGTCCATTTTAAAGGACAAATCCCTGTGCCCTACCGTTCCAATGAACAACAGGAGCCCATATTAATCCAGTGTAAAAATATTTCAGTTTCCTATGGCGATAAAAAAATACTAAACAATATCAACTGGACCATCAAACTTGGGGAATTTTGGCAATTAAAAGGCCGTAACGGCAGCGGGAAATCTACCTTATTATCCATGATTACGGGCGACAACCATAAGGGATACGGACAGGAACTCTATTTATTTGGAAAGCGCAAGGGCAGTGGGGAGAGTGTTTGGGATATTAAAAAGAACATCGGCTATTACACTCCTGCCATGACCGATAATTTTTCTGGTCTTCACACCTCCCTAAACATGATCATTTCCGGAATGAACGACTCCATTGGACTGTATCTAAGGGCGACAGAGAACCAGATAGCCTTGGCCAAGGAATGGCTGTTAATTCTGAACCTATGGCATCTCAGGGACGTTAACTTTGCCGAACTGACCAGAGGTCAGCAACGTTTAATAATGACCGCTAGAGCCATGGTTAAACACCCACCCTTACTGATCTTGGACGAACCAACAGCGGGATTGGATGACGAGAGCGCCACTCTGTTCATTGCATTGGTAAATAAAATTGCCGAAGAGAGCAAGACCGCCATTGTTTTTGTATCCCATAGAACGGAACCTGGCCTAAAACCAACATACACCTACGAACTAAGCGCAACACCCAACGGCTCAGTTGGACACATTATATAG